A genomic window from Planococcus rifietoensis includes:
- the resA gene encoding thiol-disulfide oxidoreductase ResA, with amino-acid sequence MSTEKKRNKKKNRTIMRSVILLLLIAAIGYTIYNSVTADEVEVLKVGDPAPDFTLTDLDGETHKLSDYKGQGVFLNFWGTWCEPCIKEMPAMASQYEVYEDQGVQILAVNIAQSNFEVETFARQYGLNFPIVIDRDKSVMTAYNIRPLPTTMLVNPQGEIQRIVTGEMTEQDIAGFMEEIKPE; translated from the coding sequence ATGAGTACGGAGAAAAAGAGAAACAAAAAGAAAAACCGGACGATCATGCGCTCCGTTATTTTGCTGCTATTGATCGCGGCCATTGGCTATACGATTTACAATAGTGTGACGGCCGATGAAGTGGAAGTGCTGAAAGTGGGAGATCCGGCACCGGATTTTACGTTGACGGATCTTGACGGGGAAACACATAAGCTGTCCGATTACAAAGGGCAGGGCGTGTTCCTGAATTTCTGGGGCACATGGTGTGAACCGTGCATCAAGGAAATGCCCGCGATGGCTAGTCAGTACGAAGTATATGAAGATCAAGGCGTCCAGATCCTTGCGGTGAATATTGCGCAATCGAATTTTGAAGTAGAGACGTTCGCCCGTCAATACGGACTCAATTTCCCGATTGTCATCGACCGTGATAAAAGCGTCATGACTGCATATAATATCCGCCCGCTTCCAACGACCATGCTGGTGAACCCGCAAGGTGAAATCCAGCGCATCGTAACCGGTGAAATGACAGAGCAGGACATCGCAGGTTTTATGGAAGAAATCAAACCTGAATAA
- a CDS encoding ferredoxin gives MAKYTIVDKDTCIACGACGAAAPDIYDYDDEGIAFVILDDNTGTEQVPDELMEDMEDAFEGCPTDSIKVSDEPFEGDPLKYED, from the coding sequence ATGGCTAAATATACCATTGTTGATAAAGATACGTGTATCGCATGCGGGGCTTGCGGAGCAGCGGCACCAGACATTTACGATTATGATGATGAGGGCATCGCCTTCGTTATTCTTGATGATAACACGGGGACTGAACAAGTGCCAGATGAGCTGATGGAGGATATGGAAGACGCATTTGAAGGATGCCCGACCGATTCCATTAAAGTGTCAGACGAGCCATTTGAAGGAGATCCACTTAAATACGAAGACTGA
- a CDS encoding RecQ family ATP-dependent DNA helicase codes for MNLEKLLYEFYGYTEFRPGQKQVIEQVLAGRDVLALLPTGMGKSLCYQLPGKVLPGAVVIVSPLLSLMQDQVAQLKKMGEKSVIAINSFMKPEDRERAWNTLGTYKFIFVAPEMLVQPYVLGKLKVLGISLLVADEAHCISQWGFDFRPDYLRIAEVLPQLGNPQTLALTATATDKVTDEIKRYLKLSDPFVYSHPMDRKNISYDIRKFENDHDKLDALMNLVSEYGGPGIIYAGTRRKSQELAGRLLTLGGRAAFYHGGMEQQDRIFVQQQFANKELEWVCATNAFGMGVHIPDIRHVIHFQLPSSIEGYVQEVGRAGRDSLPSLATLLYTAGDERLVESLIMDDLPEKHEIELIYEQGEKAKQLIEQGMIRETAYRIISYWRERLPLEGTLNQIEQLKKEKQRQAESVRGLVHASGCIRQYISTSFDQENPAIPTNCCSFHGIDHSLFKGSQSEQKATPQGSWKERLKVLLPI; via the coding sequence ATGAATCTCGAAAAACTATTGTACGAGTTTTATGGCTACACGGAATTCCGCCCCGGCCAAAAACAAGTAATCGAGCAAGTGCTGGCAGGGCGCGACGTCTTGGCGCTGCTTCCGACCGGAATGGGTAAATCTCTATGTTATCAGCTGCCTGGGAAAGTCTTACCGGGCGCTGTCGTCATTGTCTCGCCGCTTTTATCGTTGATGCAAGATCAAGTTGCCCAATTGAAAAAGATGGGGGAAAAATCGGTTATTGCTATCAATTCCTTCATGAAACCGGAAGATCGCGAAAGGGCGTGGAATACGCTTGGCACTTATAAATTCATCTTCGTAGCCCCCGAAATGCTTGTACAGCCATATGTGCTTGGAAAATTAAAAGTGCTTGGCATCTCATTGCTTGTCGCGGATGAAGCGCATTGCATTTCTCAATGGGGCTTTGATTTCCGTCCGGATTATTTGCGCATTGCAGAGGTTCTGCCCCAGCTTGGCAACCCGCAAACTTTGGCATTGACCGCAACGGCAACCGACAAAGTAACAGATGAAATCAAGCGTTATCTTAAATTGAGTGACCCTTTCGTCTATTCACATCCGATGGACCGAAAGAACATCAGTTATGATATCCGAAAATTTGAAAACGATCACGACAAGCTGGACGCGCTGATGAACTTGGTGTCAGAATACGGCGGGCCAGGGATCATTTATGCCGGCACACGGCGCAAATCGCAGGAGTTGGCTGGGCGCTTGCTCACACTTGGGGGCCGGGCGGCTTTTTATCATGGCGGCATGGAGCAGCAGGATCGTATATTTGTGCAGCAGCAGTTTGCCAATAAGGAGCTCGAGTGGGTATGTGCGACCAATGCATTCGGCATGGGGGTCCATATTCCCGATATTCGCCATGTCATCCATTTCCAATTACCTTCTTCTATAGAAGGATATGTCCAGGAAGTGGGGCGTGCTGGCCGGGATTCTTTGCCTTCACTGGCAACTTTATTGTATACAGCTGGGGATGAGCGGCTCGTGGAGAGTTTGATCATGGACGATTTACCCGAGAAACATGAAATCGAACTAATCTATGAGCAGGGCGAAAAAGCGAAACAATTGATTGAGCAGGGGATGATAAGGGAAACGGCGTATCGCATCATTTCCTATTGGCGCGAGCGTCTGCCCCTTGAAGGCACATTGAACCAGATCGAGCAACTGAAAAAAGAAAAACAACGTCAAGCTGAATCCGTCCGTGGGCTGGTCCATGCGAGCGGTTGCATCCGGCAATATATCAGTACAAGTTTCGATCAAGAAAACCCTGCTATACCAACTAATTGCTGCAGTTTTCACGGAATCGACCACAGCCTGTTCAAAGGCAGTCAAAGCGAACAAAAAGCAACTCCACAAGGCTCTTGGAAAGAGCGTTTGAAGGTCCTTCTCCCTATATGA
- a CDS encoding ATP-binding protein: MNRIWNSIVGKLWVTILLLVSFVLFIVTVLLLEFLGNFHSETVEEALHNEANMIARIFNDHSGEGNLSIVDEVLGPETNAVIAEEPGEISYYLHDGLNGEEIRKKIVSESEFQKVFESDETVTKEMLLPSLSEADRMESYIVMASPLQTSDELHGTVFIYQSLEVMDRTAERTTNIVFLSAFIALLLTTFFAFFLSTRITSPLRNMREGAFELAKGNFDTKVKVSSGDEIGQLAIAFNQMGRQLKHHLEVINQEKEQLSSILTSMADAVITFNQDKTILLSNPPAQKLLQQWLFKDGTTDANALPSEMLHMLDHVLTFQEEIEEELEIEGAYYAVNFSPLYSGESVRGAVAVLHNMTEQHRLEKLREDFIANVSHELRTPIAMLQGYSEALLDDVGASEEERNEMTKIIYEESQRMGRLVTDLLNLARLESGHMRLYKELVQFNNAIERMSLKFSQAAKEKGIELSFTTELDDWAAAELDEDRIEQVMTNLIDNALRHTPQGGQVHVHVENMGDYAKVSINDTGAGITEKDLEFVFERFYKADKARTLGKGGTGLGLAIASNIIKAHSGEIRAESKFGEGTSFIFTLPLKAM, translated from the coding sequence ATGAATAGAATATGGAATAGCATCGTCGGGAAGCTGTGGGTAACCATTTTGCTTCTCGTTTCCTTTGTCCTGTTTATTGTGACGGTGCTGCTATTGGAGTTTCTCGGGAATTTCCATAGCGAAACGGTGGAAGAAGCGCTTCACAACGAGGCGAATATGATAGCCCGAATCTTTAATGACCACTCAGGGGAGGGCAATTTATCAATCGTCGACGAAGTGTTGGGACCTGAAACCAATGCGGTCATCGCAGAAGAACCGGGGGAAATCTCCTATTACCTGCATGACGGCTTGAACGGCGAGGAAATCAGGAAAAAGATTGTCAGCGAAAGCGAATTTCAAAAAGTATTCGAAAGCGACGAAACCGTAACGAAAGAAATGCTGCTGCCGTCCTTATCGGAAGCAGACCGCATGGAATCATATATTGTCATGGCCTCGCCTCTTCAAACAAGCGATGAGCTTCACGGAACGGTTTTTATTTATCAATCATTGGAAGTGATGGACCGCACAGCGGAAAGGACGACGAATATTGTGTTCCTGTCCGCATTCATCGCATTATTATTGACGACATTTTTCGCATTTTTCCTCTCGACCCGCATCACTTCCCCGCTGCGCAACATGCGCGAAGGGGCATTTGAATTAGCGAAAGGGAATTTTGATACGAAAGTGAAAGTCTCTTCTGGAGACGAAATCGGCCAATTGGCGATCGCCTTTAACCAGATGGGACGCCAACTAAAGCATCATTTAGAAGTGATCAATCAGGAAAAAGAGCAATTATCGAGCATCTTGACTTCAATGGCGGATGCCGTAATTACGTTCAACCAAGACAAGACGATCCTGTTGAGCAATCCGCCGGCGCAGAAGCTGCTGCAGCAATGGCTCTTCAAAGACGGGACGACTGATGCCAATGCGCTGCCATCGGAAATGCTCCATATGCTCGACCACGTCTTGACGTTCCAAGAGGAAATAGAGGAAGAGCTTGAAATCGAAGGCGCCTATTATGCAGTCAATTTCAGCCCGCTTTACAGCGGCGAAAGCGTGCGCGGCGCGGTGGCTGTGCTCCACAATATGACAGAACAGCATCGCCTCGAGAAGCTGCGCGAAGATTTCATTGCCAATGTATCACACGAATTGCGGACGCCGATCGCCATGCTACAAGGCTATAGCGAAGCACTGCTTGATGACGTCGGCGCAAGCGAGGAAGAACGCAATGAAATGACCAAGATCATCTACGAGGAATCCCAGCGAATGGGCCGACTCGTGACTGACCTCTTGAATTTGGCGCGATTGGAATCAGGCCATATGCGCCTCTACAAAGAATTAGTGCAGTTCAATAATGCCATCGAGCGGATGAGCTTGAAATTCAGCCAAGCCGCGAAAGAAAAAGGCATCGAACTGAGCTTCACGACAGAGCTCGACGACTGGGCAGCAGCCGAACTGGATGAAGACCGCATCGAACAGGTCATGACGAATTTGATCGATAATGCACTTCGACATACTCCTCAGGGAGGGCAAGTGCATGTGCATGTCGAAAACATGGGAGACTACGCAAAAGTTTCGATCAACGATACCGGGGCGGGAATTACAGAGAAAGACCTGGAATTCGTCTTTGAGCGTTTCTATAAAGCCGATAAGGCAAGGACGCTCGGCAAAGGCGGCACAGGGCTCGGTCTCGCGATTGCCAGCAATATCATCAAAGCGCATTCGGGAGAAATCCGCGCCGAAAGCAAATTCGGCGAAGGCACTTCGTTCATCTTCACATTGCCGCTGAAGGCGATGTAA
- the ccsB gene encoding c-type cytochrome biogenesis protein CcsB, which yields MTLADISSNLLFVAFIAYLIATFVFGGAVKGNKKGTYRSEQRWGKVAITITVIGFLAHLGYFITRWMVTGHAPISNMFEFTTAFGMTLVGGFIILYALYKTAVLGMIVLPIALLIIAYASMFPSEVSPLIPALQTNWLAIHVITVVIAEGILAISAAAGLIYLLKVVDQKKKSKQRFWLEAIMYSLVLVLGFVVTSTFFTLTNYEADFAYVNKDEQPSEITYNMPAIFGMNEFESMTDGAFTPLVEMPPIVHAGKLTTVFWSVMVGTVLYALIRLIFRKRISAMLQPFTKNVNLQLMDEINYRSIIIGFPIFSLGALIFAMIWAQIAWSRFWGWDPKEVWALVTFLFYAAYLHLRLGRGWAGEKSAWLAVIGFVIIMFNLVAVNLIIAGLHSYA from the coding sequence ATGACATTAGCCGACATCAGTTCCAATTTACTATTCGTAGCCTTCATCGCCTACCTGATTGCAACATTCGTATTCGGGGGGGCTGTAAAAGGCAATAAAAAAGGCACTTACAGATCCGAACAGCGTTGGGGCAAAGTCGCGATCACCATTACGGTCATCGGCTTTCTTGCGCATTTAGGGTATTTCATTACACGGTGGATGGTCACGGGCCACGCGCCGATCAGTAATATGTTCGAATTCACGACTGCATTCGGAATGACGCTTGTCGGCGGATTCATCATTCTTTATGCATTGTATAAAACAGCAGTGCTTGGGATGATCGTCTTGCCGATTGCGTTATTGATCATCGCTTACGCAAGCATGTTCCCGAGTGAAGTGAGCCCGCTGATTCCGGCCCTTCAGACAAACTGGCTGGCGATCCACGTCATCACAGTCGTCATCGCCGAAGGGATTCTTGCAATCAGTGCGGCGGCCGGCTTGATTTATTTGCTCAAAGTCGTCGACCAAAAGAAAAAGTCGAAGCAGCGCTTTTGGCTTGAAGCCATCATGTACTCACTCGTCTTGGTCCTTGGTTTTGTCGTTACGAGCACATTCTTTACCTTGACGAATTACGAAGCGGATTTCGCTTATGTCAATAAAGACGAACAACCATCAGAAATCACATACAATATGCCGGCAATTTTCGGGATGAACGAATTCGAGTCAATGACAGATGGCGCGTTTACGCCGCTAGTGGAAATGCCGCCAATCGTCCATGCCGGAAAACTGACGACCGTGTTTTGGTCAGTCATGGTGGGGACCGTGCTGTATGCATTGATTCGCCTGATCTTCCGCAAACGCATTTCCGCCATGCTGCAGCCGTTTACGAAAAACGTCAACTTGCAGCTGATGGATGAAATCAATTACCGTTCGATCATCATCGGCTTCCCGATCTTTTCACTCGGTGCATTGATCTTTGCCATGATTTGGGCGCAAATCGCCTGGTCGCGCTTCTGGGGCTGGGACCCGAAAGAAGTGTGGGCACTCGTTACATTCTTGTTCTACGCAGCGTATTTGCACTTGCGGCTTGGCAGAGGCTGGGCAGGCGAAAAGTCTGCTTGGCTCGCGGTCATCGGTTTTGTCATCATCATGTTCAACTTGGTGGCAGTTAACTTGATTATTGCTGGACTGCATTCATACGCTTGA
- a CDS encoding helix-turn-helix domain-containing protein: MRFDEVVLAIMKAVDGQRTVSSPYHLIKGKKSGQTIQDIGYFGLHPYFAVLPKLDKQEYLASIDRLQAQGLLIPDDSSVRLDRSAFDLDIPATPLNGWKYRGNEHRFFARLSLVVQTMSNFMQGHKRFDPVVADETVQAWAKAYLNRIDFRSAAVQEAFKNQIETSLALAKTTEAHKQILVERLSGYGVGGLTWDQLAMQQNLMPIDVKVAAVEAVHAWLDVIEGMEYPLLTGMLEGIIQQSALTESAKRTQNLSERGFSLQQIAELRQLKTSTIEDHFVEMAMNDPAFSFVPFMDEHLFQSIHRISKELKSMRLRDIKERLPEASYFQIRLALAMRGGES; encoded by the coding sequence GTGCGATTCGATGAAGTCGTTTTAGCAATCATGAAAGCGGTAGACGGTCAACGGACCGTATCTTCCCCTTATCATTTAATTAAAGGAAAGAAATCAGGGCAAACGATTCAGGACATCGGCTATTTTGGACTGCATCCTTATTTTGCCGTACTCCCGAAACTGGACAAGCAAGAATACCTCGCGTCCATCGACAGGCTGCAAGCTCAAGGCTTACTGATCCCGGATGACAGCAGCGTCCGGCTCGATCGCTCCGCATTCGATTTGGACATTCCGGCTACGCCGTTGAACGGCTGGAAATACAGGGGCAATGAACATCGGTTTTTTGCGCGTTTGTCACTAGTAGTGCAGACGATGTCCAATTTCATGCAAGGCCATAAGCGCTTTGATCCAGTTGTTGCCGATGAAACGGTGCAGGCATGGGCAAAGGCTTATTTGAACCGCATCGATTTTCGTTCTGCTGCTGTTCAAGAGGCTTTCAAAAATCAAATCGAAACCAGCTTGGCTTTGGCAAAAACAACGGAAGCGCATAAACAAATCCTGGTGGAGCGATTGTCGGGCTATGGAGTCGGCGGGCTCACCTGGGATCAATTAGCTATGCAGCAGAACCTCATGCCGATAGATGTGAAAGTTGCAGCTGTTGAAGCTGTACACGCTTGGCTGGACGTGATTGAAGGCATGGAATATCCTTTGCTAACGGGCATGCTTGAAGGCATCATCCAACAATCCGCCTTGACGGAATCGGCGAAACGAACACAAAATCTGTCCGAGCGCGGATTTTCACTCCAGCAGATTGCCGAGCTCCGGCAACTGAAAACCAGTACGATCGAGGATCATTTCGTGGAGATGGCCATGAACGACCCGGCGTTCAGCTTTGTGCCCTTTATGGATGAGCATTTGTTTCAATCGATCCATCGCATCAGCAAAGAGTTGAAGTCAATGCGCTTGCGGGATATTAAAGAGCGTTTGCCCGAAGCCAGCTATTTTCAGATCCGGCTGGCACTGGCCATGAGAGGAGGCGAATCATGA
- the sigX gene encoding RNA polymerase sigma factor SigX, translated as MNDSVFHRLYDQYHQDVFQFLVYLVKDRHVAEDLMHEVYVRVLRAYDRFQGKSSEKTWLFSIAKNVAIDHFRKTAVRKKHSMDFFDWETQQLVSTERIPEEVSLLNEDKIRLYQMLDLCTGDQKLVIIMRYFQDLSIAETAEVLEWSEGKVKTTQHRAIRSLRQKLLEAEGGGEYAE; from the coding sequence GTGAATGACTCCGTGTTTCATCGGCTATACGATCAATACCATCAGGATGTCTTTCAGTTTTTGGTGTATTTAGTAAAGGACCGGCATGTGGCAGAAGATTTGATGCATGAAGTTTATGTGAGGGTGCTGCGCGCTTATGACCGGTTCCAAGGAAAGAGTTCGGAAAAGACCTGGCTCTTTTCGATCGCCAAAAATGTCGCCATCGACCATTTCCGCAAGACCGCAGTGAGGAAAAAGCATTCGATGGATTTCTTCGACTGGGAAACCCAACAATTGGTGTCGACTGAACGCATACCGGAAGAAGTTTCATTGCTTAATGAAGACAAGATCCGCTTGTACCAAATGCTCGATTTGTGTACAGGGGACCAAAAGCTCGTCATCATCATGCGCTATTTCCAAGATCTCTCCATTGCGGAAACTGCTGAAGTCCTGGAGTGGTCGGAAGGCAAAGTCAAGACGACACAGCACCGGGCGATCCGGTCCCTCCGCCAAAAATTACTAGAAGCAGAAGGGGGAGGAGAATATGCCGAATGA
- a CDS encoding ECF transporter S component: MKNKKLQSMIVIGMLSSISFVLMLFNFPLPALPAFLKVDFSDVPALIAAITMGPVAGILVAFFKNVLDWIFSGSPTGVPVGHMANFATSLLFILPVYAIYRKVSTKKGIAFGLVIGTFSMAIGMSLLNYFVFLPMYTYFLNMPEQTGNALYTTIVLGILPFNLIKGLALTTVVLLIFGSMHTWIEKQRSYYLS, from the coding sequence ATGAAGAACAAGAAATTGCAATCGATGATCGTCATCGGTATGCTAAGCAGCATCTCATTTGTATTGATGCTATTCAATTTTCCGCTGCCGGCATTGCCAGCATTTTTGAAAGTGGATTTCAGTGATGTGCCCGCGTTGATCGCGGCGATTACGATGGGGCCTGTAGCAGGCATTTTGGTAGCATTCTTTAAGAACGTATTGGACTGGATCTTTTCGGGAAGCCCGACTGGCGTACCTGTAGGGCACATGGCGAATTTCGCGACGAGCCTATTGTTCATTTTGCCGGTCTATGCCATTTACCGTAAAGTTTCCACAAAAAAAGGCATCGCATTCGGTTTGGTGATCGGGACATTCTCGATGGCAATCGGCATGAGCTTGCTCAATTATTTCGTCTTTTTGCCGATGTACACGTATTTCCTGAACATGCCTGAACAGACAGGGAACGCATTGTACACGACCATTGTCCTCGGAATCCTGCCGTTCAACTTGATCAAAGGCTTAGCACTTACGACCGTCGTTTTATTGATCTTCGGCAGCATGCATACGTGGATTGAAAAACAACGTTCCTATTATTTATCATAA
- a CDS encoding cytochrome c biogenesis protein ResB, translating to MDKLICKCGHENPPGTVLCESCGRPLNEEEQNKQLADMRYEGTARRSQTYNKSIIDKIWNFFSSVKVGVGIIIVLLVAAALGTILPQKQYVPATTEADIEAYYTDIYGSVGTVYHALGFHDMYNSFWFIGLVGMLAISLIIASLDRFVPLYRSLKNQRVLRHSSFMRKQRILAEGPGDAETLKKAEEKLTDLKYKVSTDKNGLLAEKGRFSRWGPYVNHIGLIIFLFGVMLRMMPGFYVDETLWIREGETRAIPDAPGYVLESKGFTLETYTGEGEEEKFGEAIDRVGTVAKNYQTDVVLYKIPEDALPGDTDEMEKVEEHAIRVNQPFKFDGYALYQMDFQQDELKTMSFALQNKETGESRGDLTIDLVNPETNYELEDGSVVELLGYYPDFSGFENGEPQTATPLPKNPGFLVKMTTPDTPDGETSFITIQNTVEPLGDNDYKLAFQGVETRDASGLTVRKDRTLPILGLGGLIFMIGVAQGMYFNHRRFWIQQQADGSILLAGHTNKNWFGLKKDLDQVTEHASLPAYRDQQEDMEAQEKKEGEQLT from the coding sequence ATGGACAAATTGATTTGCAAATGCGGCCATGAAAACCCGCCAGGCACGGTTCTTTGTGAATCTTGCGGGCGGCCGCTCAACGAAGAGGAACAAAACAAACAATTGGCGGATATGCGCTATGAAGGAACGGCAAGACGTTCCCAAACGTATAATAAGTCGATCATCGACAAAATTTGGAATTTCTTTTCAAGTGTTAAAGTCGGCGTCGGAATCATCATAGTCTTATTGGTCGCTGCCGCTCTTGGCACGATCTTGCCGCAGAAACAATACGTCCCGGCAACAACCGAAGCAGATATCGAAGCTTATTACACCGATATCTACGGATCGGTCGGGACGGTGTACCACGCGCTTGGATTCCATGATATGTACAACTCCTTCTGGTTTATCGGGTTGGTCGGGATGCTCGCAATCTCGCTGATTATTGCGAGCCTCGATCGTTTCGTGCCGCTTTATAGATCGTTGAAAAACCAGCGCGTGCTGCGCCATTCCAGCTTTATGCGAAAACAGCGCATTTTGGCGGAAGGGCCAGGAGACGCGGAGACGCTGAAAAAAGCCGAAGAGAAATTAACCGATTTGAAATATAAGGTGTCGACCGACAAAAATGGCTTGCTTGCTGAAAAAGGCCGTTTTTCGCGGTGGGGCCCTTATGTCAATCACATTGGATTGATCATTTTCTTGTTCGGTGTCATGCTGCGCATGATGCCCGGATTCTATGTAGACGAAACGCTGTGGATACGTGAAGGCGAAACGCGTGCGATTCCGGATGCACCTGGCTACGTGTTAGAGAGTAAAGGCTTTACGTTGGAAACTTACACAGGTGAAGGCGAAGAAGAAAAATTCGGTGAAGCAATCGACCGCGTCGGAACGGTAGCGAAAAACTACCAGACGGATGTCGTTCTTTATAAAATACCGGAAGATGCATTGCCAGGCGATACAGACGAGATGGAAAAAGTTGAAGAACACGCCATTCGCGTTAACCAGCCATTTAAGTTCGATGGCTACGCTTTGTATCAGATGGATTTCCAGCAGGATGAGCTGAAAACGATGAGCTTTGCGCTTCAGAACAAAGAAACGGGCGAAAGCCGCGGAGATTTGACAATCGATTTGGTGAATCCGGAAACCAATTATGAGCTTGAAGACGGTTCTGTTGTGGAATTGCTCGGTTATTATCCTGATTTCTCCGGTTTTGAAAACGGTGAACCGCAAACAGCGACGCCGCTGCCGAAAAACCCGGGCTTCCTCGTGAAAATGACGACGCCCGATACGCCGGACGGTGAAACAAGTTTCATCACCATTCAGAACACAGTTGAGCCATTGGGCGATAACGATTATAAACTTGCCTTCCAGGGTGTTGAGACGCGGGATGCATCTGGCTTGACGGTTCGTAAAGACCGTACCTTGCCGATTCTTGGGCTCGGCGGTCTGATCTTCATGATCGGCGTGGCGCAAGGGATGTACTTCAACCACCGCCGCTTCTGGATTCAGCAGCAGGCGGATGGCAGCATCTTGCTTGCGGGCCATACGAATAAAAACTGGTTCGGGCTGAAAAAAGATCTGGATCAGGTGACTGAACACGCTTCTCTTCCGGCATATCGCGACCAACAGGAAGACATGGAAGCACAGGAGAAAAAGGAAGGTGAACAATTGACATGA
- a CDS encoding response regulator transcription factor encodes MSEEITILVVDDEERIRRLLKMYLEREGYMVEEAENGVEALEKAMEKDYHCILLDLMMPEKDGIEVATELRETKMTPIIMLTAKGEEANRVEGFESGADDYIVKPFSPREVVLRVKAILRRSSAYSPSTSSTVSKDLVVFPHLTIDHDAHRVTADGVEVNLTPKEYELLYFLAKSPDKVFDREHLLKEVWHYDFFGDLRTVDTHVKRLREKLNRVSESAAKMIVTVWGVGYKFEVGNE; translated from the coding sequence ATGTCTGAAGAAATTACAATTCTTGTAGTGGATGATGAAGAGAGGATCCGCCGCCTGTTGAAGATGTATCTCGAGCGCGAAGGATATATGGTGGAAGAAGCCGAAAATGGGGTAGAAGCACTGGAAAAAGCGATGGAGAAGGATTACCATTGCATCCTGCTTGATCTCATGATGCCCGAAAAAGATGGCATCGAAGTGGCAACCGAACTTCGGGAAACGAAAATGACGCCAATCATCATGCTGACGGCTAAAGGCGAGGAAGCAAACCGCGTGGAAGGGTTTGAATCCGGAGCCGACGATTATATCGTCAAGCCGTTCAGCCCGAGGGAAGTCGTGCTGCGCGTGAAAGCGATTTTGCGCCGATCGTCGGCTTATTCACCTTCTACGAGTTCGACCGTTTCAAAAGACTTGGTCGTCTTTCCACATTTGACGATCGACCACGATGCCCATCGCGTCACAGCAGACGGCGTCGAAGTGAATTTAACACCGAAAGAATATGAACTTTTATACTTCTTGGCAAAATCCCCGGATAAAGTATTCGATCGGGAGCATTTACTAAAAGAAGTGTGGCATTATGACTTTTTCGGCGATTTGCGTACCGTGGATACACACGTTAAACGCTTGCGTGAAAAATTGAACCGCGTTTCGGAATCCGCCGCTAAGATGATCGTCACCGTATGGGGTGTCGGATACAAATTCGAGGTCGGCAATGAATAG
- a CDS encoding LysM peptidoglycan-binding domain-containing protein: MGNDNYHESMEKNRQELSQERMAELTRRARQMPKPKSRGLLLPSLFFIFILIPVTLLIYVAFYYEPDDTLTAKTNENEVSFELNSQPPSDSTVLAAADDQEKDEDEEKKNAKAKEAEEQKELKEKAREREEEAAAKAKEEEQEQAAAEQQAEKKAQEAALAAQQAREEAEAKAKAKAEAEQRAQAEEKEKEKEQQEEQEETPTAGGKTVTVQSSETLYRIAVNNYGASGAAAAVEKIKQANGLASNDISPGQTLILP, translated from the coding sequence ATGGGAAACGATAATTATCATGAATCAATGGAAAAGAATCGCCAGGAATTGTCACAGGAACGCATGGCAGAATTGACGAGGCGCGCACGCCAAATGCCCAAGCCGAAAAGCAGGGGTTTATTATTGCCTTCTTTGTTTTTTATCTTTATCTTGATTCCGGTCACTTTGTTGATCTATGTTGCGTTTTACTATGAACCGGATGACACGCTAACTGCCAAAACAAATGAAAATGAAGTGAGCTTCGAACTGAACTCCCAGCCGCCTTCTGACAGCACGGTACTTGCTGCTGCAGACGACCAGGAGAAAGACGAAGATGAAGAGAAGAAAAACGCTAAAGCAAAAGAAGCGGAAGAACAAAAAGAACTGAAAGAAAAAGCGCGTGAGCGTGAAGAAGAGGCAGCTGCCAAAGCGAAAGAGGAAGAACAAGAGCAGGCGGCCGCGGAACAGCAAGCAGAGAAGAAAGCCCAGGAAGCAGCACTGGCAGCACAACAAGCGCGTGAAGAAGCTGAAGCAAAAGCAAAAGCAAAAGCTGAAGCTGAACAACGTGCACAAGCCGAAGAAAAAGAAAAAGAAAAAGAACAGCAAGAAGAGCAGGAAGAAACACCGACTGCCGGCGGCAAGACAGTAACCGTTCAATCGAGTGAAACGCTTTACCGCATTGCCGTCAATAATTACGGCGCGAGCGGTGCAGCGGCCGCTGTTGAGAAAATCAAACAGGCCAATGGATTGGCATCTAACGATATCAGCCCTGGACAAACATTGATTTTGCCATAA